In Actinomycetota bacterium, the DNA window CTGGATCAGACTCCCAGTCTGTCAGTGAGTTCCTGGATTCGATGCCATCCACCGGCACTGGCTTCGGCCCTCTGTTCGAAGGAGGTGCATCAGGCTTCGACGGAATCGGCTGCTTCCGCAGAAGCTGCTTGCGCAACGCGCCCTGCTTCCATTGCTGCTCGCCCTGAAGGAACTGAGACTGCAATGAGCATCACCAGGATCGTTGCGACTCCAGCAATGACGAGAAGCCATTGCACGCTGATCACATCGGCCATCGGTCCGAAGACAACCATGCCGATGGGAGTGGCCAAGGCCATGACGATGCCGACGTAGCTGAACGCGCGACCTTGCATCTCGGGCTCCACCGTCTCCTGCACAAGCGTCATGAATGGCGCAGAGAACAAGGGAACGAGCAGGCCAAAGGCGAACATGAATCCGTAGAAGACCCATAGGTTGGGGCTGAGCCCTAGTGCGATGGTCACCAATGCGAAGCCAAAGGTTGCAAACAGGATCAGGCCAATGCGACTTCGCTTGGCAAGGACGGTCGAGACCAGGATGCCGCTCAACAGCATGCCGACGCTGAAAGATATTTCCAGCACAGTGAGCATCCAGACCTCAGTGCCGAAACTGCGCGCGACCATCAAGGGAGTGACAAAGCTAGGCGCGACAGTCAGCGTGAAGATGATGGCAAAGACCACGAGCAGCCAACGCACGATGGGGTGTGCCCAGATATAGCGGGCACCCTCGACCAGGTCAGTGCCGTAGTTGCTCGTCTTCTCGCTGATCGCTGAGAGTGTTGGTACAGCGACCATGGTGAGCAGGCCGATTCCGATGATTGCCGTCACGACGTCAATGAAGAATGCCGGCACAATTCCGAAAAGTCCGAATATCGCGCCAGCTGCCACCGGTGCGAGCAGCATCATGGCCGACTGAATCGTCTGGAAGATCCCATTGATGCGGAGCAGTTGGGCTTCGGGGACGATTTGCGGAATGACTGCTTGCACTGCCGGCTGCTGCACTCCTGCCCCAACTGATCGCACTGCGACAGCCAGGAGCAGGATCCATAGTGCGGTTACTCCATTGAGCATCAAGATGGCCAAGCCGAGCGTGACGAGCGCGATGGTGCCATCGGCAATGATGATCAGGACCTTTCGGTTCATCCGATCGGCAAGGACACCACCAAAGATCGAGACGATGCCTTGTGGCATGAAAGCGGCGACTGCATAAAGCGCGATGGACACGCCGGACTCCGTCTCGAAGACCACCCACCACATGACCACGTACTGAACGAGCATCGATCCGAACATCGAGACGGTTTGGCCACCAAGGAAGAATGAGACATTGCGCTTCCAATGAGGGTGGTCAGATGACTTCAGATCTGGGACATCACTTTGCTCCTGTCTGCCATCCACGGGTACCCCATCTGCCAGCTAGTGAGTCCCCGCAAGTGTGTCAGTGAGTTCCAGGATTCGATTCCAGGCATCGGCACTGGCCTCGGCCCACTCTTCAAAGGCGCGATCAAAGAAGGAGTGCGGGGCACCGTCGTATACGACGGTGATGACCTCGGCGCCGCCCGATCGCATGGTTTCCGCGAGCGCAAGCTGCTCCTCGACTGGGGTGAAGTCCTCGCCAGCGAGAAACATGTAGGTGAGCTTCTTCGCGTGCTTGGCAGAGCGACCAACGAAGTCAGGTCGGCCATAGAAGCCGACTACGGCGGCGAGATCGAGATCACTTGAGGATTGGCGCCAGGCTTGGCCGCCACCGAAGCAGAATCCAACGCTGATGATCGGCATGCTCTCGCCGTGCTGCGCGCGCAAGAAGTCGATGGCGGCTTTGGCGTCCAGGATCAAATCGGCTGGAGCTGCCGCGTTGACATGGGGCTGCCAATCGAAGTCCTCGGGGCGCCACCCATCTTCGGCAAGCCCGGCGGTGCGCCCGAAGTAGTCAATGGCGACGGACGCAAGACCGGCTTCGGCGAAACGCTCGGCCAGTGATCCGTAGTACGGATGCAGACCTCGCACGTCTGGCAGGACCACTACTCCTACCTTTGGCGCTGCTGCCGAGGCATAGAAGGCAGAGAACTCGTTTCCATCGTCACTGGTCAGCGTCAGCTTCCGGGCTTCAGTGATCGCTTCAGAGCGAGGGGATGAGGGTGGTCGGCTGTCGTCTGCATGGCACATGTGCGGGATCGTACGGTTGATTTGAGGTGTGCGAGATCCAGTTGAGAAAATGCATGAGACTGTTCCCGTGATGTGTGACGATGCGCCTCGTGTGCAGTGGGATCCGAAGGTCTACGAGCTGTTCGATAGCGAGCGCACTCAACCCTTTGTCG includes these proteins:
- a CDS encoding MFS transporter: MDGRQEQSDVPDLKSSDHPHWKRNVSFFLGGQTVSMFGSMLVQYVVMWWVVFETESGVSIALYAVAAFMPQGIVSIFGGVLADRMNRKVLIIIADGTIALVTLGLAILMLNGVTALWILLLAVAVRSVGAGVQQPAVQAVIPQIVPEAQLLRINGIFQTIQSAMMLLAPVAAGAIFGLFGIVPAFFIDVVTAIIGIGLLTMVAVPTLSAISEKTSNYGTDLVEGARYIWAHPIVRWLLVVFAIIFTLTVAPSFVTPLMVARSFGTEVWMLTVLEISFSVGMLLSGILVSTVLAKRSRIGLILFATFGFALVTIALGLSPNLWVFYGFMFAFGLLVPLFSAPFMTLVQETVEPEMQGRAFSYVGIVMALATPIGMVVFGPMADVISVQWLLVIAGVATILVMLIAVSVPSGRAAMEAGRVAQAASAEAADSVEA
- a CDS encoding dienelactone hydrolase family protein, translated to MCHADDSRPPSSPRSEAITEARKLTLTSDDGNEFSAFYASAAAPKVGVVVLPDVRGLHPYYGSLAERFAEAGLASVAIDYFGRTAGLAEDGWRPEDFDWQPHVNAAAPADLILDAKAAIDFLRAQHGESMPIISVGFCFGGGQAWRQSSSDLDLAAVVGFYGRPDFVGRSAKHAKKLTYMFLAGEDFTPVEEQLALAETMRSGGAEVITVVYDGAPHSFFDRAFEEWAEASADAWNRILELTDTLAGTH